One segment of Triticum aestivum cultivar Chinese Spring chromosome 2A, IWGSC CS RefSeq v2.1, whole genome shotgun sequence DNA contains the following:
- the LOC123184848 gene encoding antifungal protein ginkbilobin-like protein, producing the protein MASSRRAHRLLFLPLALLHLLSSCPHTASGAPNTAPLSVLCNGAVYGAGDPFAESLAYVLADLLAATPQSRARDAYSISPYPNAFAYGHAACRAGLSGADCASCLGSAVSQMNATCGHAVGARAVLVDCSVRYEQYAFVD; encoded by the coding sequence ATGGCGTCCTCACGCAGAGCCCAccggctcctcttcctccccctcgcgctGCTGCACCTCCTCTCCTCCTGCCCGCACACCGCCAGCGGCGCGCCCAACACGGCACCGCTCTCCGTGCTCTGCAACGGCGCGGTGTACGGCGCCGGCGACCCCTTCGCCGAGAGCCTCGCCTACGTGCtggccgacctgctggccgccacgCCGCAGTCCCGCGCCCGCGACGCCTACAGCATATCCCCGTACCCGAACGCGTTCGCCTACGGCCACGCCGCGTGCCGCGCCGGCCTGTCGGGCGCGGACTGCGCGAGCTGCCTCGGCTCCGCCGTCAGCCAGATGAACGCCACCTGCGGCCACGCCGTCGGCGCGAGGGCCGTGCTCGTGGATTGCAGCGTGCGGTACGAGCAGTACGCCTTCGTGGATTAG